From a single Podarcis raffonei isolate rPodRaf1 chromosome 10, rPodRaf1.pri, whole genome shotgun sequence genomic region:
- the LOC128422000 gene encoding gastrula zinc finger protein XlCGF7.1-like produces the protein MSTQSSHQRPPAGEKPFKGMECGKRFTDSGKLRANQQTHMGRKGLQCRGCGKNFSQHGHLRCHQRTHTREKTCLDCLDCGKSFYRSDKLRRHQRIHTGEKPFKCMECGKCFSQNGNLRKHQRTHTGEKPYKCMECGKCFSQSGHLNIHLQTHTVEKPYKCRERGKSFSDNGTLGKHQRTHTGEKPFKCMECGKCFSQSGHLNIHQRTHTGEKPFKCMECGKCFSQNGNLRTHQRTHTGEKPFKCLDCGKSFSQNGELKLHQRIHTGETI, from the coding sequence atgagcacacaaagttcacatcaacgacctccagcaggggagaaaccgtttaaaggtatggagtgtgggaaacgTTTCACTGATAGTGGAAAACTTAGAGCAAATCAGCAGACTCACATGGGCAGGAAAGgactgcaatgcagggggtgtgggaagaacttcagtcaacATGGACACTTAAGAtgtcatcaacggactcacacaaggGAAAAAACTTGTCTGGATTgtctggattgtggaaagagcttctatcGGAGTGATAAACTTAGGagacatcaacggattcacacgggggagaaaccatttaaatgcatggagtgtggaaagtgcttcagtcagaatggaaaccttagaaaacatcaacggactcacacaggggagaaaccatataaatgtatggagtgtggaaagtgcttcagtcagagtggacacctcaatatacatctacagactcacacagtggagaaaccatataaatgtagggagcgtggaaagagctttagtgataatggaacacttggaaaacatcaacggactcacacgggggagaaaccatttaaatgcatggagtgtggaaagtgcttcagtcagagtggacacctcaatatacatcaacggactcacacgggggagaaaccatttaaatgcatggagtgtggaaagtgcttcagtcagaatggaaaccttagaacacatcaacggactcacacaggggagaaaccatttaaatgtttggattgtggaaagagcttcagtcagaatggagaacTTAAATTGCACCAGAGGATTCAcacgggagaaaccatttaa